Genomic segment of Dokdonella sp.:
CCGGAATCGCCGGCCGCCGCTTCCGAAACTCGCCCGCCGCCGCCCCCGGTCGCAGCCGTCAAGGAAGCCGCGCCAGAATCCCCACCGCCACTCGACGAGCAGCTGGCCGCGTTCGAGGCGACCGGCTACCCGGTGTGCGACGACTACATGGAAAAGGCGCGCCAGTGCATCAACACGCGCATGGGGCCGGACGATCGCCTGGTCCACGGCCGCCAGCTCAAGGATTCGGTGCGCATCATCAACGCGAACATCAAGGCCGGCAGCGAGAACCGCATCGAACAGTCCTGCAAGCGCATGCGCATGCTCGGCATCACCACGTTCGCCAAGTACGGCTGCACCGATCTCTGAACCGCGCCATGCGCGTGCTTGCCGGCTGCGGTCGCACGCGCATGCCATAATTCGCGGCTCCCCGCCGCGGACTACCCGACGCCATGAGTTCTCCGAGGAAGATCCTCGTCAGCACGGCCCTGCCCTACGCCAACGGGCCGCTCCATATCGGCCACCTCGTCGGCTATATCCAGGGCGACATCTGGGTGCGCGCGCGCCGCATGGCCGGCGACTGCGTGCATTTCGTCTGTGCCGACGACGCTCACGGCACGCCGATCATGCTCGCTGCCGAGAGGGCCGGCATGACGCCCGAGGCCTTCATCGCTCCGGTACAGGCATCGCACGAGCGCGACTTCGCCGATTTCGGCGTCGCCTTCGACCACTATCACTCGACCCATTCGCCGGAAAACCGCGAACTCGCCGAAGCGGTCTACCTTGCCCTGTGCGAGGCTGGCGCAATCGTGAAGCGCTCGATCGAGCAACTCTACGACCCGGCGCGGCAGATGTTCCTGCCTGATCGCTACATCAAGGGCGAATGCCCGAACTGCGGCACATCCGACCAGTACGGCGACAACTGCGAGAACTGCGGCGCGACCTACGCACCGACCGAGCTGAAGAACCCTCGCTCGGTGGTCTCGGGCGCCGTGCCCGAGCTGCGTGGTTCCGAGCATCACTTCTTTCAGGTCGGCAAGTACGAGGGCCTGCTGCGTGACTGGTTCGCCGGCACGCTGACCGGTGGCCGCGCAGTCGCCCATCCCGGCGTGATCGCCAAGCTGCGCGAATGGCTCGATGCAGACGGCGGCCTGCGCGACTGGGACATCTCGCGCGATGCGCCCTACTTCGGTTTCGCCATTCCAGGTGCACCGGGCAAGTATTTCTACGTTTGGCTCGACGCGCCGCTCGGCTATCTGGCCAGCTTCAAGGCCCTGTGCGCCCGCGAGGGTTTGTCGTTCGACGAATATCTCGCCCCCGGCAGCACCGCGGAGATGCACCATTTCATCGGCAAGGACATCGTCAATTTCCACGGCTTGTTCTGGCCGGCGATGCTGCATGGCGCCGGCCTGCGCGTGCCGACCGCCCTGCATGTCAACGGTTACCTCACCGTCAACGGCGAGAAAATGTCGAAGTCGCGCGGCACCTTCATCCAGGCGCGCACCTACCTCGATGCCGGCCTCGACGCCGACCATCTGCGCTACTACTTCGCAACGAAATCCTCCGGCGGCGTGGTCGATCTCGATCTCAAC
This window contains:
- the metG gene encoding methionine--tRNA ligase, whose translation is MSSPRKILVSTALPYANGPLHIGHLVGYIQGDIWVRARRMAGDCVHFVCADDAHGTPIMLAAERAGMTPEAFIAPVQASHERDFADFGVAFDHYHSTHSPENRELAEAVYLALCEAGAIVKRSIEQLYDPARQMFLPDRYIKGECPNCGTSDQYGDNCENCGATYAPTELKNPRSVVSGAVPELRGSEHHFFQVGKYEGLLRDWFAGTLTGGRAVAHPGVIAKLREWLDADGGLRDWDISRDAPYFGFAIPGAPGKYFYVWLDAPLGYLASFKALCAREGLSFDEYLAPGSTAEMHHFIGKDIVNFHGLFWPAMLHGAGLRVPTALHVNGYLTVNGEKMSKSRGTFIQARTYLDAGLDADHLRYYFATKSSGGVVDLDLNLEDFAQRVNSDIVGKFVNIASRCAKLLEVHFDNRLAAAFWASDAGTPPAWESAATHALSTATADLTAAVTHYANDDFNKATSAIMAVADRANAYIAEAAPWALAKDPARRGELHVVLSTGLNLFRAIACAIKPILPATTAKAEAFLGLAGGYHGFDDIGRHLGDHVVRSYEALATRVDTAKIAAMLEASKESLAPTTTAAPHGSTVAAQANAAAPATPATARTDISIDDFARLDLRIGKVLECAFVEGSDKLLRFRLDAGELGERQIFSGIRAAYAEPDKLVGRHVVFVANLAPRKMRFGLSEGMILSAGNGGSDLRLLDVDAGAVPGATVR